In a genomic window of Nyctibius grandis isolate bNycGra1 chromosome 4, bNycGra1.pri, whole genome shotgun sequence:
- the FADD gene encoding FAS-associated death domain protein, translated as MDPFLTLLHSVSSSLSDSELSSLKFLCRGKIGKRKLESVGSGGELFLILLEQQLIASDKLYFLEGLLKSIKREDLLSQLKQFVEEGEVNASDDQPDVHEKRLQEAAIEVICENVGRDWKMLIRKLGISEVKMDRIVAANPFNLREQLAQSLREWQKWKGKDAKVTDLIKALRSCHMNLVADRVEQEILPLNTGTR; from the exons ATGGATCCCTTTCTGACTCTGCTGCACTCCGTCTCCTCGAGCTTGTCGGACAGCGAGCTTTCTTCCCTGAAGTTTCTCTGCCGGGGGAAGATTGGGAAAAGGAAGCTTGAGTCTGTCGGAAGCGGCGGGGAGCTCTTCCTTATCCTTCTCGAGCAGCAGCTGATTGCAAGCGACAAGCTATACTTTCTTGAAGGCTTGCTTAAGAGCATTAAAAGGGAAGATCTGCTCTCACAGCTGAAGCAGTTCGTAGAGGAAGGAGAAGTTAACGCATCTGATGATCAACCAGATGTACATGAAAAAC gTCTTCAGGAGGCAGCTATTGAAGTCATATGTGAAAATGTCGGGAGAGACTGGAAAATGCTGATACGAAAACTTGgcatttctgaagtgaaaatggACAGAATAGTGGCAGCCAATCCATTTAACTTGCGTGAACAGTTGGCTCAGTCACTTCGAGAGTGGCAgaaatggaagggaaaagaTGCAAAGGTGACTGACTTAATAAAAGCTCTTCGGAGCTGTCATATGAATTTGGTGGCAGACAGAGTTGAACAGGAGATCTTGCCACTGAACACTGGAACCAGGTGA